AATACTCTTAGTTTAGCTTCTGAACGTGGAACTTTCATTAACTCCATGAAGAACTGTTGCAAGAAATTAGAATTAAAtccatatgattaactcattttttttaaaaaataaaggaaataaaacgaAAGAAAAAACTACTTATATAGTCCTAATATCAAATTAAGACTGGTACCAGTTCACATTTTCCCAGTGCATCCTTCTCTCCTTTATACCCCTAAGCATACAAAAAGGGCTAGTTATTACAACATATACAAGATTTGCAAACATAATATAATAGACGACAAACTTCATAAAACAATATAATGTTTGAAACACAAATTCTAATGTTGAACTTAATTAACATCACACCTTAATCTGTTCCATCTCCTCTTTGGTAGGACAGTACTTTATAAGATGATCCACTTGCTCAAGATCCATTGATGACTCGTCCAAATTAAGGACGATTTCCTGTTGAATTTCACAGCTAAACAATTAATAGCATGCAGACAGCCTAaactaatattatcaatattattttctcTCAATATGCTTATTATAATGATGGTATTTATTTAACTATTTGACAAATTCAACATAAAATAAAATGGGCTAAAAAGGTTAGTGTTAGGTAATGTGGTTACAATATGATAATACAATAGAAATCGTATGCCCATTTATAAGTTGATCAGTGATTGTATTTATTGAGCATTAATTAATATGCGAGAGATTATGAGGTTACCATCAATTCATGTAACGGTCTCTTCACCTTTGAAAGCATGATCTCACAGTTATATGCCCGCCTGTGCTCAATCTGTTAGAGGTGTGAACAAATAAATAACCAGCGTACACAATGAATTTTAAATTTAATCCATTTACTGATTACAGATACACTTTTATTTGACACTTAGATAGAAAACTATTTTACCAGTTGCACTTTTTCTGGTTTAGCTGCTTGAGTTGTAGCTTTTACGGCCTTATCGGAAGTTGTATTCGCCGAGAACAGATTTTCAAGTTCTGGAAAATCAATGTCTGGTCTGATGCATATCAGTCATAATACAAATGAGAATCACATCACATGAAATATAATAAAGAAATCATAATCGGTCCAACAATAACTATACCTGGAAAACGGGTCAGGTTGGtttggtttgggtaacgggtcaaaacggttttgggttgaaatgggtcatgggtcaaacgggtGAAAATTTTAAAAGGGTCCAGacggggtcaggttgggtcggtttgggtaacaggtCGATACGGGTAATGGGTCAAAAAGGTCCAAACAGGTCACATCTGCATTtgattttttacatttattatattgttttagttaatattatttattattaatatatttatatatttattatatatataagaaaatattaatatacataaataacGGATATAACCATTAATGCTTTCATAAATAATTGACGGATGACACTTGTTatgctcgacccatttgacccattcacaagacaCATTAGACCTGTCTATTTATTCAACTTTATGATTTGACACCCAGTTGACACATCCTTTTCTATTTTGTATAAGGCCCAACAGGTTGGAGAAAAACTCATTGGACctttttttaagttttgatttacattgTCAGGCCTAATTTTTCCCCAGACCCAATTAATCtgaaagcttgacccatttgacccaaattaaagagtatgggtctcaattgccaggtatagTCCTACatgaaaagaaataaaaataacacACCTAGCATCTGCACCAGATTTTTCTGCTTCAGCCCACAAGCTTCCTTGTGTTGTTCTATTTAGCTTACTCCAATGTAAAGCCTTAAGTTTTTTTGCTGGTTGAGGTTTCAAAGCTGCTGTTCTAGACAAAGCACGACCCTTATTTGCAGGCGGCGGCGGAGATGGTGCAGATACACTACTCGATTCTTTCGAAAGAGTTGGCGGTGGAGGAGGAGCACCGCCACCGCCACCTTTCCCATTAGCAGTTGGAGGAGGTGGCGGCGGTGCCGCCTTCGGTTTCTGCGGTGGAGGTGCAGGCGGTTTTGGTGCTGCTGGTGCTGGCGGCGGTGGCGGAGGTGGTCCAGTCCCGGAACGGGGCGGAGGAGGTGGAGGAGGTCCAGGTACGGTACCTTCTTTCTTTGGCGGCGGTGGTGGTGGTGCTGGAGGTGGCGGCCCCGCCTTATTGTCTGGCGGGACCGGAGGTGCTGACGAGGATGCAGTTCCAGTTTGATCATTGATTTGAGTTCCAAATCTTTCAGAAATGGAAGGATGTGCACATGTTAAAATTATGTGAGGTGGCATCGATGAAGATGGGGATGTttgtgttgatgatgatgatgatggtaattgTCTGGGAAGTGAAATACTTCTAGCTTTAACCGAATTATTATTATCTGACTGTGAGTCATTTGAATTGGGCTGatcattattttttttaggaaGAGTTTGAAGTAAGTTTCTAGATTCTGTTCTTTGTTGAGAACCAGTTTCCAACATTTCGTTTACAATATCTGATAATGGCATCTGGTGAAGCCTATTTAATGCATCATCACTTTTAGGAACAAGCCAATCGACACTGCTAAACATATCTTGAACTTTAGAAAACGCTTCCATTGGAAGCCCTTCCTCTTCAAAACAAGACAAATCTAGTGGAACCAAAGAAGCTGTCGTGTCCATTTCTGAGAATAGAAGCTTCACCAAATACATATTCgtaagtatatacatataatatacatattacatatatatatatgtatgtatgtatatgtgagaTTTAAGAAAGATACCTCAGCTCTGAAGTCCTTGTGAAAGTGTTCCTTAGCATTCCAACATATGTCAATTTCATCTCGATTAAGCATCAACATGTTTGATTTGATGAAAGCTGTGTTGAACATGGCACGATACATAATTTTTTCTTTATCCATGTCATCATGTAAGCTAATACACTCCAGCACAACGTCACCTTGAATATTGCAGTTGATATCAATTTTAATAAGTTCATTGTCTGCCTGCAATGCATGGCAAAAATTAAAAAAGGCTAGAATATAGCATACAATTGAGCAAGATGAAATGTGTCACCTAACTGAACAGGTAAGTTAACCTGACCAAATCCATATAGAAGATATAAATTAACATGTGAAAAGATATGATGTATCAATATATGCTGGTACGCTCGAGTGCTACACATTAAACTTAATTACAAATTCAATGCTAAAGATTAATGGTGTGTAAGCTTGTATACATTGCTTGAAAATGTGAATATCCCATCTCCATGTGGTTTAGTTTACATATAAATTATCTCATTTGTTTATAATCAGATAGATATTGGAATTCCTAAATTGCTCAAACACACGACAAATCATCATTATATTTTAAAGGTACAGGATTAAGAATGTATGGCACacacgcgcacacacacacacacacacacacacacacacacacacatatatatatatatatatatatatatatatatatatatatatatatatatatataatattttaaacataCAGGATTAAGAatgtatatgtatgacatttatacaaattaatatttaaaactaaGAAACAGGGCTCTAAAAACATTGTAAAACCTAACAGGAAAAGAGTAAGGGCATCCGTACCTGATTGTAGTATCGGATATTCTTCTTTCTTCTAGGGGTTGAGAATAAAAGTTTAGGGGTTTTATCAACATGTAACAAAGGATCTCGTCCGTAGATCCTGAATATGGGGCAACAACCCCCTTTTCCATCAAAATCGGGGATCATTCTCATTATAACACAATCCAAGGTGAGTGCTTTCTCTTTCGGAGGCCATTCTGCATCTGCATATCTTCTTGACACATAATGTAAGTACCTCAACTGAGAAGGTTTAGGATCAATCGGTACCATTTCGGGCAACAAATTTGACGGGACCTGGTAATGCACCGTATCTAAGGCCTTAGTTTCAATAGAAAATTTCTTTCTATAAAGCATAAGAGCTGCAACCATGAAAGCCAAAACCGGCCAACCACCAAGTTCGGAGTACATTATAAGTTTATGCTCTGCAGCTTGGAGCCAGCTTTCACTTGAACTTAAGAAATGGCGGATCACCTCTATTGAGAGCAACGGACAACCTTCATAATCCCAAGGATAATCAACTGCAGGAATGTCCAATTCCATTGCAACAGAACTAATCATGCTTCCTTTTGTTCCTTTATCAATGTCTCCTTCTCGAAAATTAAATATCATGATTCCAGTATTAGGGTAGGTATCTCTAAACTGACCGATTATCTTGCGTATATGACCTTTACAATCTTCTTGTTCCCAACCTACAGTTGTGTAACAGCAGTCGAAGACTGTACACCAATTCACACATCGATCGATTATATATCAAAACTAAAGTTCTAAAATTTTTTATCACTAGTAcatattttctttctttttttaaaaggcaaactcacacacccacctaatactaacacaaatatatacaccacgaaatgtcctaagcaggactcgaaccctcaacctcaaggttgtaagggtgacctcgataccgccaagccattggctctttggttATCACAAGTACATATAAACACACACTAGTGTCTAGTGGTACCTGGATTatataaacttaataaaaatactgGAAATAAAGCTAGAAAATAAAACATAAAACCACTAAAACCTAATTACAAGTGAAGTGATAATAACAGAATAAAGGTTTAATTTATTATGCAATGCACACGTCATATATAACTAATTGCACAATTAATGATTAAATATTTACCGTAAATTCTTTCAAAGATCCAAACAATTCCGTCAGGAGGCTTCTTCAACAAACTGCGCAACAATGCCATTGAATTTCACTGATAATGAAATCCTAGAAACAAAATTGATGATTCCCCCAAATCTCTGAACAACAGATACATTTACGTTGTGGTTTTAGGTTAGAAAATTAATTTAAAATTGTATATGTATACAAGTAAAAGTTTCTGTTAATGAATCTAACAATGACGATTAATTGATTCGTGTGAGCTTCGATTTTGTGTTTGTGTAGTTGCACCAATCGTTGCTTCGAGGGTTTGTGTTTTGCATGCAAAATTTGTTTCGATCGCTCATGAAACAAAAGAGTTTGTAAAATCATGTTTTGATGATTTAATTTTTTATTACTCGTATTATTTTGACGTCTCAtctataccctttttttttttttttttcaaaaatcttTAACTATATAAACATGGACTTTCATCAAAAGATCAAAGAACCAATCgaacaatacaataaacaaaagCTCCTGCACGCCTCACCTCTAGAAAGCTAACCTACCATCAAAACAAAAACTATCTACCTCTAGAAAGCTAACCTACCATCAAAACAAAAACTATCTACCAGCGAGACGTGCCTAAACGAGCAAAACGAAACTGAGAGAAGCTGAACATAAACTAGCCAAAAAAACAAACTTCACCTAGCCACAACGGACTGAACCAACCAACCACACACAAATACAGCGCAACACAAAAGACAAAAaacaagataaaaaaaaaaaacaaaaacaaaaaacaacCTGCACCAAGAGAATGTTACTTTCCTTTCCCTCTCGAGCCATTCCGCGACACCTTCCCTTCAACCTTTTTCCAATTCACCGGTTTGCCCTTCCTCGATTTGTAGTTAAACTCGGCATCAGATTCAGACGTCGACGAAGAACCAATCACCTTACCTTCGATCGGAGAAGCACCGAGAATCGATTCAAGGTAACCACGATAAGCACGTTTAGGTCCCCCAACGGAAGGCTCTTCCTCTTCATCCCATAACTTAAACGTAGCGGGTTTACCCGATTCAATACCAAcaccatgtaacatcccgccttttttcgtttacttttccgtttaattatttaaagtccgttatatgattataacatccctcgttaatacgcgttttaaaaatatctcgtttaggtaattcacgcacccgcaaccgaactcgagggactagtttcaccAAGGGagtaaagatgtgactagcttttgactagtcaacaccctcctcccttctttttcattttcatttctcttttctttcactacttccatattttctttcaattatccatttccaagattcatcatctaaatcacatctaacaagcttcaatcaaaacaaattacatatttggaatccttgcaacttcctcttcgattccataccgatttcatcaagtttgggtaactttctaaaatcactagattttgtgttcttgatatttttaacttataaagttgttaattagtgtctatggctcaagtctaacatgaatatatgatttatatgttcgattttgttatttggagtaactagcatgaacataaactttggtgtgtttgatttggtgatttgactgtttgaatgatgttaaatgttataaatgcatgtattaaatgtgttcctaacatcactagcttcaatttgatgtgtatgttgttttagaaaacttcataaacatgattagtgattttgatgttgttggttagggtttgatagaattgaatgtgaacatttaatgtattgaatgccatgaattattgttagtaagtagttagttgtattgtatgcttgattatctacaaaacggcgtgttttatgtatgcattaaatgcccgaatcataaatgtgcacttgtaaaatttgaagcattaaatgtgtgcattgattgatcatttgatttgaaaaatcgattattgcaaataatgtttttggttggtgagatatatttagttgtgttctttgtcaaattacctttctaacgatataagatacgagttctaagtgttagcggtttgtgatttatgcttgaaagagttttgatttgagacttggacatttgagactgaccaggtaccagcacacgttaaatgccgcggcgcggcagtcttgggtcgcggcgcgacctaaggcgtgtccaggttctgacctacatggtcaaaattcgaaaaatgtttgatatgctacgcacctccgattcacatgtaacttgttctaacatgcttatatatgaataaaaacctcagaaaaatagttcgggacccgacccgactgtgttgactttttcgttgactttgacccgaccaaagtttgactttttgtcaaacttaaccaaatacttatacaatcattctaaaatgcttttatacttgtatcttgcatgaaacttgataatttgattcacatgctataatgatcgagtcgtaacgagccacaggactaactgaacactttgacctatcgtgtttaccgttattgatacaatctatttgtttaggtcaagactagcattcattcttgcatacgtttacttgttgaagtactttcacatacgtacactcaaggtgagatcatagtcccacttttactcttttgaacttacatttgggatgagaaaacataaacgtttctttttactaagtgaacacaagtacaggaaaacaaacattctacatacgagtttgaacaaaaatcctcaattcgattatcattagttacacttgccgggtgtaagcgagaacttatgttatatggccatatgggtttgacaaaccctcattcaaacggttcgctaccgtttacgaatgaaatatattttagagaaacagtgtatgttctaacactattgtgatggggttctatggaaagaatgttaagcattgataattgggtgctcgtgaaacaaacttttggaatgtattactattatatcaatgttacaaatcttgtggttcacttgtacctacttacttaaacctataatttcaccaacgttttcgttgacagatttctatgtttttatcaggtccttgaacgttttgtgatacatgcttccgctcattacttttgatactttcttggatgtcgagtatatacatgcatacatggagcatcttttggctacttttaaatcgtgtcgcatagatttcaattgtacttataactttgtaacgtaacttttggatgaacgattcttgtaaacttgggaacaaatcttaacttttgaaatgaatgcgacatattttcggtcaaacgttattttaaagacttacgaccacgtaatgggacctaagtagtcggcgccgtcaaacatgatttggtcgggtcgctacagatggtatcagagcgttggttgtagggatttagagttcattggtgtaaccccgagtcatagggtacattagtgattctagactacaaccggcatatagacttgaagtaggaattacttgactacttgtgcatttatactcgaatgtttctactcatatctactcttatttcatcttaatctcacgtcgtTTAATTTAAttaacacgccaccttgacttagtgaaataatgttgaatgcacatatgaattatggtgatataatttctgggattatattacggtgactcatatgaacgttccgacattatggcataaagaatttaaggcgagtcaaggaaaatttttctctatccttattccatatcatgattagtattattgaaaatactaatcaacggtattcttgtgttttgaaggaacaatgcctcctcgtcgtgtgccacgccacgagactcccgaacaagctctacaacgaatgatagccaccggcgtggatgcggccatggccggtcactcctccaacaacaacaataacaaccataacaacaacaacaatcaaggggccggtaactcaagcgaagggtgctcctataaagctttcatggggtgcaaacctcatacttttgatgggaccgggggaccggttgtgctcacccgatggtttgagcaaacggaagccgtctttagcataagcggttgtcgggaccaagataaggtcaaatactccactcacactttcgccggtgtcgccctcacgtggtggaacacctatgtacaatcggtgggtaccgatgaagctcacgccctctcttgggccgacctaagggaaaagatgatcgtcgaatatttccctcatgaagaaacccgaaggctcgaacaagagctaagaactttgaaagcggtcggaaacgatctcaaggcttataatcaacgattttctgaactagccttgatgtgcccaaaccttgtgaaccccgaagctttaagggttgaactttacatggatggtctcccaaagagcatcaaatacggggtaatgtcatccaaacctactaatcatcaagaagctttgaacatggcccgcaagttgatagaaacggtggacgaaattgtagtgccggcacctaaagccgaggataagtcgggtaacaacaaaagaaatgggaaaccccccaatcatgcaacaacaactttgccaagaagccttacacctccgacggcaagaaaggttatgccggaaacctacctctttgcaacaaatgcaacaagcaccactttggtgaatgtggaaagctaatttgccatcggtgccaaggagttggtcataaggccaacgaatgtaaaagtgtcgcccccatctctcgaaaggggcccaatgcaccaaaaacgggcacttgttacgaatgtggccaaacgggccattatagaaatgcatgcatgaagaagaaagataaccccaatacgcgcggccgagctttcaacatcaacaccgaagaagcccgagatgacaatgaattagtcacgggtacatttcttctcaacaacacttatgttacttgtttattcgattcgggtgccgataaatgctttgtatccaagactttgattcattcttttagcactccaccactctcaCTAGATACCacgtataccattgaagtggccaacgggaaactattgagtgccgacacatattaccgggggtgtacgttaaacattttgggtaatgagtttgaaattgacttgatacccatggaactaggaagcttcgatgtaataatcggtatgaattggctagccaaaacgaaatctcacatcctttatgatcttaacgcaatccggattcctatcgagaatggtgaacctttgattgtttatggcgataagagttgcaccggactcaacctcgtttcatgcattaaagttagaaaactactccgtaagggttgttttgcgatccttgctcactttAAGAaaatcgagtccgatgagaagcacatcgatgatgtgccaattgttagtgactattccgatgtatttcccgacgaattgccgggtcttccacctcatcgaccggttgaattccaaatcgatcttattccgggaccCGCACCCGTAGcaagtgcaccatatagactcgctccatctgaaatgcaagaattgcaaagtcaaatccaagaactacttgatcgtggttttatccaacctagccattcaccttggggcgctctgattttattcgttaagaagaaagatggatccctacgaatgtgcattgactatcgtgaactaaacaaattgacggttaagaaccgatatcctcttccgcgcatcgatgacctctttgatcaattacaaggatcacgtgtatattcaaaaatcgatctccgctccggttatcatcaattaagggttaagggggaagatgtctccaaaaccgcttttcgaactcgttatggtagttatgaattccttgtcgtgccatttggtctcactaacgcaccggcggtattcACGGACcttattgaaacaacccaacccatatgcaattgaaatatgaaaattaaaaaaaaaatattgttgtACAGCACAGTGGCGCGACGCGCCACtgacctgcgcggcgcgccaaaacggcctgtccaacttttcctttttgcgaaaaagatcttttgcttcccgacacttttagaccaaacacttttcacaacattttatattagttaaaactaacacgttccaataataaaatgagttttacgatatcgggcccacatcggccgttttacgacttacgtacaaaatacaagttttcaaccacatgattttaacacaaaataaagccgagcatggcgattggggatacgctacccaatcctaatcaaatccaaaagcaagccttctaaagcaactacgcgagtcactagttcccacgcttacccgagccacctcatccaagcaaatctataaaaaaaagtaaacaacgagagggtaagctaacgcttagtgagtgataatatactacatacatatatatgtataaaatggacacgccacacaaata
The window above is part of the Rutidosis leptorrhynchoides isolate AG116_Rl617_1_P2 chromosome 1, CSIRO_AGI_Rlap_v1, whole genome shotgun sequence genome. Proteins encoded here:
- the LOC139884825 gene encoding formin-like protein 18, which translates into the protein MALLRSLLKKPPDGIVWIFERIYVFDCCYTTVGWEQEDCKGHIRKIIGQFRDTYPNTGIMIFNFREGDIDKGTKGSMISSVAMELDIPAVDYPWDYEGCPLLSIEVIRHFLSSSESWLQAAEHKLIMYSELGGWPVLAFMVAALMLYRKKFSIETKALDTVHYQVPSNLLPEMVPIDPKPSQLRYLHYVSRRYADAEWPPKEKALTLDCVIMRMIPDFDGKGGCCPIFRIYGRDPLLHVDKTPKLLFSTPRRKKNIRYYNQADNELIKIDINCNIQGDVVLECISLHDDMDKEKIMYRAMFNTAFIKSNMLMLNRDEIDICWNAKEHFHKDFRAELLFSEMDTTASLVPLDLSCFEEEGLPMEAFSKVQDMFSSVDWLVPKSDDALNRLHQMPLSDIVNEMLETGSQQRTESRNLLQTLPKKNNDQPNSNDSQSDNNNSVKARSISLPRQLPSSSSSTQTSPSSSMPPHIILTCAHPSISERFGTQINDQTGTASSSAPPVPPDNKAGPPPPAPPPPPPKKEGTVPGPPPPPPPRSGTGPPPPPPPAPAAPKPPAPPPQKPKAAPPPPPPTANGKGGGGGAPPPPPTLSKESSSVSAPSPPPPANKGRALSRTAALKPQPAKKLKALHWSKLNRTTQGSLWAEAEKSGADARPDIDFPELENLFSANTTSDKAVKATTQAAKPEKVQLIEHRRAYNCEIMLSKVKRPLHELMEIVLNLDESSMDLEQVDHLIKYCPTKEEMEQIKGYKGEKDALGKCELFFMELMKVPRSEAKLRVFSYKLQFSEQVSDLRNNLNDVYLSVEQVRSSVKFRRLMQTILSLGNALNQGTARGAAVGFKLDSLLKLHETRAKNNKMTLLHYLCKVLADKLPELLDFSKELGSLEAATKIQLKILAEDMQAVTKGLEKVVHEKKQCKKDGHVSKRFRKSLKKFLSSAEPEVKSLATMYSGVGKSVDALILYFGEDPKRCPYEQVVTTLYTFVNMFNQAHDENLKQIEAEKKKAQKEAEQERLKQQQAANKESQRLKNNNTNKEANNTEEKQITNQAE